cttttcttctttaaaattacTTTTTTGTAATGGTCTCATTatcatttattttttctgttcaAATTGTTGTACAAAAATGATCACTTTCATTACACTGCTTTTAACGAAGGAATCAGGTCCTGTAGACGTTTGTACATATTAATAATGAGCATTATCTGAGCTGCATGCTGGGCACTTCCAAACCTTTGGTTCTAGACTTCTAGTGTAAGCATCACGTTATTAAACGCGTTATTTTTAAGATTTTGAAACTGGTAAAGAACCAACATTGGGAGGGGTTGGTACCGCGTGAGGATGATGCATGTAGTTTTGGCTTTGGTGCTGATCGTGCTTAGTTAAAGCTTACATATTTGAATGTCTGATCAATTGGTTTCGATTAGTTAGTGTATAATTGATTGCAGGCTCTACTATGCTAAACTTGGGATTGGGAATCCTTCACACGACTATTACGTGCAAGTTGATACCGGAAGTGACCTACTTTGGGTGAGTTGCGCTGAGTGCGGCAAAGGCTGCCCTGACCATTCTGCAATCGATGGTGTTAAACTAACACTTTACGATCGAAACAGCTCTTCCACTTCAAAGGTAGTGACTTGTGGTGATAACTTTTGCACTTCCatacacaaaaaacaaaatgaaagtcAAGTGTCCAACTGCAAGCCAGACGAGAAATGCACCTACCATATTGAATATGGAGATGGAAGTACAACTACCGGATACTATGTCAAGGATGATGTGCAATTTCAGAAAGCTACCGGAAACCTTCAAACATCCTCCACTAGTGGATCTGTAATATTGGGGTACGTGATCAATCACTGACTAGTTAGTTGCATGTAATCACTTGCATATCTCTTTAATTAGTTTCATATTATGAAAGTAGCTGCCTGTGATTAGCTCTAAAGGACTACTCCTGATTGCGGAATGTACACATATAGGTGCGGGATTAAACAATCCGGCTTGCTAAATAACCCTCATACAGCAGTTTCCGGGTTAATTGGTTTTGGACAGGGAAATGCATCCATGCTTTCACAGCTAGTAGCCGCAGGAAAGGTGAGGAATAAATTTGCACATTGTTTGGATAACACGAAAAAAGGTGGTGGAATCTGGGCTATAGGAGAAGTGGTCGAACCCAAAATGAAGTACACATCACCTATCGTACCAAATCAGTACGCACTAGTGCACTACTACTATGTCACACTATTGATCTAATCTCTTAATTATGCTTTAATGGCAATTAACACTTTGATTACATATATGTTGGACGATCAGGGTTCATTACAATGTCGTGTTGGAGAAAATGGAGGTTGGAAGTGATGTTATTAAACTTCCTActagtggtggtggtgtttttgataaaatattTGGCAGCAGTAGTACTTCAGACCAAACTATGGCAATTTTTGACAGTGGGACAACATTGACTTACTTACCACCAGAGTTGCAGGAACAAATGGTGAAGAAGGTATCTGTGCTAATGTCATTTAGATTTAAGTTGTCGACTTGGTCTATAAATGTTACTTCAATTATCTCTTACATCCTTATTTTGATCAGATATTGTCTGCGGAGCctggattgaaattgaaaaaaattgatGACAGCGAGTTTACATGTTTCGAGTATTCCAAAAAGTAAAGCACTTTTCTAACAGCACTACTTATTCCTTCTTAATTATTGACTAATCGGATGTTCGTCTTGAGCTTAACGATGTACTTCTGCTGTCGGTTGATGCAGCATTGATGAAAAGTTTCCTATTGTTAAGTTCAGTTTCAAGAATTCCGCTTCATTATGGGTGTATCCTCATGATTATCTGTTCAATTTGAAAGTAAGGGCTATGATGTTAGTAATTCTTTGTAACCAACAAGGAACCTTGTATAATGATTTCCTGATCAACTAACTGACTAATAATGACGTATTACATATAACACAGGAGGATCACTGGTGTCATGGTTGGATGCCATCTAAACCTGGATCAAAAACCGGCATTCTTCTGGGAGGTAAACATCACATGGATAATCTTAAATTTTTTTGCTGCAGTAGATATAAGCAATTCTATCCATTCATTGACATGCAATTGTTAATTTCCCTTGGCAGATATGATCCTTTCAAATAAGGTAGTCGTATACGATCTTGAAAAGCAGGTCCTTGGGTGGGCTGATCACAACTGTGAGTAGCTAGCATTGACTTGTGATTAACTTAAATGCTGATTCAACTGCTTGTAATATGGTTTTGGTGTTTGATGAATGTTAGGTTCTTCAAGCATAAAAGTGAAAGATGACCAGTCAGGGTCAGACTACTCTGTTCAGTACCACAATCTTGCTTCAGATGCTTCCAGCCAAAGACTACCAATGTCATTCGTGTTATTAGCAACCGCTGCTGCTACTGCTATGCTGCATATGACTTCTATATAAATCCATCGCTCTCATCTCACCTGGCTAGCTATTTATCCGGCCAACTAACGAAAATAGTACATAACACAACAGCCTTCATTC
Above is a genomic segment from Rosa chinensis cultivar Old Blush chromosome 3, RchiOBHm-V2, whole genome shotgun sequence containing:
- the LOC112192394 gene encoding aspartic proteinase 36-like, with the protein product MEPRGLGGFVAAALVVLVSALVIDVSGNLVFPVSHKFNGRDGASLSELKAHDHRRHARFLGAATQNAIDITLGGSGNPTGNGLYYAKLGIGNPSHDYYVQVDTGSDLLWVSCAECGKGCPDHSAIDGVKLTLYDRNSSSTSKVVTCGDNFCTSIHKKQNESQVSNCKPDEKCTYHIEYGDGSTTTGYYVKDDVQFQKATGNLQTSSTSGSVILGCGIKQSGLLNNPHTAVSGLIGFGQGNASMLSQLVAAGKVRNKFAHCLDNTKKGGGIWAIGEVVEPKMKYTSPIVPNQVHYNVVLEKMEVGSDVIKLPTSGGGVFDKIFGSSSTSDQTMAIFDSGTTLTYLPPELQEQMVKKILSAEPGLKLKKIDDSEFTCFEYSKNIDEKFPIVKFSFKNSASLWVYPHDYLFNLKEDHWCHGWMPSKPGSKTGILLGDMILSNKVVVYDLEKQVLGWADHNCSSSIKVKDDQSGSDYSVQYHNLASDASSQRLPMSFVLLATAAATAMLHMTSI